From Lagenorhynchus albirostris chromosome 10, mLagAlb1.1, whole genome shotgun sequence, the proteins below share one genomic window:
- the TRIM15 gene encoding LOW QUALITY PROTEIN: E3 ubiquitin-protein ligase TRIM15 (The sequence of the model RefSeq protein was modified relative to this genomic sequence to represent the inferred CDS: inserted 1 base in 1 codon), with translation MPSTPSHKGAACSECKGPLEDAVTATCGHTFCWHSLPXTPQMGAQPSGRVLLCPLCKEKQQTETLLVPVPLGPLGETYCEDHGEKIYFFCENDAKFLCVFCREGPSHQGHVVGLLDDAIQPYRDRLRSRLEALRMDRDDIEDMKSREDRKFQVLLTQIESKKQQVEVAFERLQQELGEYQHLLLARLTELEQQIWKERDEYISKLSEEVARLGAQVKELEEKCQQPASELLQDVRVNQSRYEMKTFVSPEAISPDLVEKIRDLHRKILTLPEMMRAFSENLVHHLETDTGVVTLDPQTASQSLVLSEDGKSVKYTRRKQNLPDSRLPFEGLPVVLGSPSFSSGRHRWQVEVQLGDGGGCTVGVVGEEGMGKGKQGLSAEEGVWAVILSHQQCWASTSPGTDLPLSEIPRLVGVSLDYEAGHLALLNAETQEPIFTFTASFSGKVYPFFAVWKKGSCLTLKG, from the exons atgccctccaccccctcccacaaAGGGGCCGCCTGTTCTGAGTGCAAAGGGCCCCTGGAGGATGCAGTGACCGCCACCTGTGGACACACCTTCTGCTGGcactctctcc ccaccccccagatggGTGCCCAGCCCTCCGGCAGGGTCCTGCTCTGTCCCCTCTGCAAGGAGAAGCAGCAGACCGAGACCCTCTTGGTCCCCGTGCCCCTGGGCCCTCTGGGGGAGACTTACTGCGAGGATCATGGTGAGAAGATCTACTTCTTCTGCGAGAACGATGCCAAATTCCTCTGTGTGTTCTGCCGGGAGGGTCCCTCCCACCAGGGCCACGTTGTGGGCCTCCTGGACGACGCCATCCAGCCCTACCGG GACCGTCTCAGGAGTCGGCTGGAAGCCCTGAGAATGGACAGAGATGACATTGAAGACATGAAGAGCCGGGAAGACCGGAAGTTCCAAGTGCTCCTG ACTCAGATTGAAAGCAAGAAGCAGCAGGTGGAAGTGGCTTTTGAGAGGTTGCAGCAGGAGCTGGGGGAATATCAGCATCTCCTGCTGGCCAGGCTGACGGAGCTGGAGCAGCAGATCTGGAAGGAGAGGGACGAGTATATCTCGAAGCTCTCTGAGGAAGTCGCCCGGCTTGGAGCCCAGGTCAAAGAGCTGGAGGAGAAGTGTCAGCAACCAGCAAGTGAGCTTCTACAA gaTGTCAGAGTCAACCAGAGCAG GTATGAGATGAAGACTTTTGTGAGTCCAGAGGCCATTTCTCCTGACCTTGTCGAAAAGATCCGCGATCTCCACAGGAAAATACTCACCCTCCCAGAGATGATGAGGGCGTTCTCAG AAAACTTGGTGCATCATCTGGAAACAGATACAG GGGTTGTCACTCTGGACCCTCAGACCGCCAGCCAGAGCCTGGTCCTCTCCGAGGACGGGAAGTCTGTGAAGTACACCCGGCGGAAGCAGAACCTGCCCGACAGCCGCCTGCCCTTCGAGGGTCTCCCGGTGGTGCTGGGCTCCCCCAGCTTCTCGTCGGGGCGCCACCGCTGGCAGGTGGAGGTGCAGCTGGGGGACGGCGGCGGCTGCACGGTGGGGGTGGtcggggaggaggggatggggaaagggAAGCAGGGTCTGAGCGCCGAGGAGGGCGTCTGGGCGGTGATcctctcccaccagcagtgctgGGCCAGCACCTCGCCGGGCACCGACCTGCCGCTGAGCGAGATCCCGCGCCTCGTGGGCGTCTCCCTGGACTACGAGGCGGGGCACTTGGCCCTGCTCAACGCCGAGACCCAGGAGCCCATCTTCACCTTCACCGCCTCCTTCTCCGGCAAAGTCTATCCTTTCTTCGCTGTCTGGAAAAAAGGTTCTTGCCTTACTTTGAAAGGCTGA